A genomic stretch from Coffea arabica cultivar ET-39 chromosome 10c, Coffea Arabica ET-39 HiFi, whole genome shotgun sequence includes:
- the LOC113714862 gene encoding miraculin-like: MKKLLLFLSFLLFNSFLSFAAEELYPVLDINGEEIRPGVEYYIGTTFRPGGGVTYGKGPGNEICPLAVAQAWLQRGLPVTFTPVNPEEGVVRVSTDLNIKFAEPPIIDFCSGSNVWKVHFNEALEQHFVLTDGVEGNSGCGTTANWFKIEAVGDRGYKLVFCPTVCDSSSEAICKYVGIYHDDDGTRRLALGGQPFVVFFSKKNEDILKSVTST; this comes from the coding sequence ATGAAGAAATTACTTCTCTTCCTTTCATTTCTACTCTTCaactctttcctttcttttgctgctGAAGAGCTTTATCCAGTGCTCGACATCAACGGGGAGGAAATCCGCCCCGGTGTCGAGTACTACATCGGGACCACCTTCCGCCCTGGCGGCGGTGTAACTTATGGCAAGGGCCCAGGCAATGAAATTTGCCCTCTGGCAGTGGCTCAGGCGTGGCTCCAACGAGGCCTTCCAGTAACTTTTACACCGGTGAACCCAGAAGAAGGCGTGGTTCGTGTTTCCACTGATTTGAACATCAAGTTCGCTGAACCACCAATTATTGATTTTTGTAGTGGATCAAATGTGTGGAAGGTTCATTTCAACGAGGCACTCGAACAACACTTTGTACTGACTGACGGAGTTGAAGGGAACTCGGGATGTGGAACCACGGCCAATTGGTTTAAGATTGAAGCCGTCGGTGATCGAGGTTACAAGCTTGTTTTCTGTCCCACAGTTTGTGACTCCAGTTCTGAAGCGATTTGCAAATATGTTGGCATCTATCATGATGACGATGGAACCAGGCGACTGGCTTTAGGTGGTCAGCCTTTCGTGGTGTTCTTCAgtaagaaaaatgaagatattCTCAAGTCCGTTACCTCTACTTAA
- the LOC140015960 gene encoding uncharacterized protein: MSELAQLDRVRRQLQFDHAGSFVNGKIWVFWGDLLRVVWVDHAEQMVHSRVMFPSGASFWVSGVYAKCTRVGRRPLWEAMEDVAQRFSGGEPWLAAGDFNVVSSMEEREGGAPANGRNMEEFNESMFKCGLSALDFDGSKFTWTNGSIWQRLDRALVNGKWLEAYSASRVWHLARGRSDHAPLLIKCMSAGTVPASFRFLNVWRRHPLFKDVVSEAWGPEVRGVGMVKFYNKLMNVRQCLKRWNREVFGNVASNVAKAEQEFKQREADFDTHRDEESKLRLNEARARYNREMAVECEFWRQKAAPAYACSPFEVPKVGSSENEMLRGLPTEEEVHTVVFGLDVDSAPGPDGFGAAFYQSCWSIIKEDLVLAIQDFFKGMQQPRGWTRSLLVLIPKIEGASHWREFRPISLCNVSSKIVSKILANRINRVLPHLISPWQAGFVPGRGIVDNILLAQELMGEIDRKLVEPNVILKLDMEKAYDRVEWPFLLFMLRQFGFEEGVVDLLFRTFSNSWFSVLINGEPSGLFKSSRGVRQGDPLSPTLFLFVAEFLGRGVQQLFEAKESRFFVTAGP; encoded by the exons ATGTCAGAACTAGCTCAGTTAGACAGGGTACGTAGACAATTGCAGTTTGACCATGCAGGGAGTTTTGTCAATGGGAAAATCTGGGTTTTCTGGGGGGATTTGCTGCGCGTAGTTTGGGTAGATCACGCGGAACAAATGGTTCACTCCCGTGTAATGTTTCCCTCGGGAGCATCTTTTTGGGTCTCGGGGGTCTACGCGAAATGCACTAGAGTGGGACGCAGGCCATTGTGGGAGGCCATGGAAGATGTGGCACAGCGGTTCTCGGGAGGGGAACCATGGTTGGCAGCAGGGGACTTCAATGTGGTATCTTCCATGGAGGAGCGGGAAGGTGGGGCACCAGCGAATGGCCGGAACATGGAGGAGTTCAACGAGTCCATGTTCAAATGTGGGCTATCGGCCCTTGACTTCGACGGCTCGAAATTTACGTGGACGAATGGCTCTATCTGGCAGCGGTTGGACCGCGCATTGGTCAATGGTAAATGGCTGGAGGCATACTCGGCCTCGAGAGTCTGGCATTTAGCGAGGGGGCGCTCGGATCATGCCCCTCTGCTTATTAAGTGCATGTCTGCTGGAACTGTACCAGCTAGTTTTCGTTTCTTGAACGTCTGGCGACGCCACCCCCTCTTCAAGGATGTGGTGTCTGAGGCCTGGGGCCCTGAGGTAAGAGGGGTAGGTATGGTTAAATTCTATAATAAACTAATGAATGTGCGTCAATGTCTGAAGCGGTGGAATCGGGAGGTATTTGGAAATGTGGCTTCCAACGTAGCAAAGGCGGAACAGGAATTTAAGCAAAGGGAGGCAGATTTTGATACGCACAGAGATGAGGAATCCAAACTTAGACTTAATGAGGCTCGGGCGCGATATAATAGGGAAATGGCGGTGGAATGCGAGTTCTGGAGACAGAAGGCAG CGCCTGCCTATGCCTGCTCTCCCTTTGAGGTTCCCAAGGTGGGTAGCTCAGAAAACGAGATGTTGAGAGGCTTGCCAACCGAGGAGGAGGTTCATACAGTGGTGTTCGGCCTAGATGTGGATAGTGCTCCGGGGCCGGATGGGTTTGGGGCTGCCTTCTACCAGAGCTGTTGGAGTATTATTAAGGAGGACCTGGTGCTGGCCATACAGGACTTTTTCAAGGGGATGCAGCAACCCAGAGGGTGGACACGATCGCTCCTAGTGCTCATTCCGAAGATTGAGGGTGCTTCGCATTGGCGCGAGTTCCGCCCGATCAGCTTATGTAATGTGAGCTCTAAGATCGTGTCCAAGATTCTAGCTAACAGGATAAATCGAGTGCTGCCACACCTGATCTCGCCTTGGCAGGCAGGGTTCGTACCTGGACGGGGGATTGTGGACAACATATTGCTGGCACAGGAACTAATGGGGGAGATAGATAGAAAGTTGGTGGAGCCGAATGTCATTTTAAAACTTGATATGGAAAAGGCCTATGATCGAGTGGAATGGCCATTCCTGCTGTTTATGCTCAGACAGTTTGGATTTGAGGAAGGGGTAGTGGACCTGCTGTTCCGCACATTCTCTAACTCGTGGTTCTCTGTGTTGATTAATGGGGAACCATCCGGCCTCTTCAAATCCTCCCGAGGAGTAAGGCAGGGGGACCCGCTATCCCCAACATTATTTCTGTTTGTCGCTGAGTTTCTGGGAAGAGGGGTCCAGCAGCTGTTTGAAGCTAAGGAGAGCCGCTTCTTCGTGACGGCGGGGCCTTGA